In a genomic window of Acaryochloris sp. CCMEE 5410:
- a CDS encoding lipase family protein, producing MILKIPQNSSFNLELAKKLLLLIEQAHKEFDKSQNEKNWNWDTDMNPIDLNGKKYKIKLRFGFAEYFYTFKKILNINITRLGDLGRERVPFGFIAHDEESNEVYVVFRGTMTPAEWITNTQFRPEHEPFLGKISLGKVHRGFHKIYTRQDIGPKLFSKEDDLPSIKDCIEKTIKAGLTENNSAQVYVTGHSLGGALATLATLHIKEINHFQKPPILYAFANPRAGGLEFSEQFAGLQCFRIANSEDIVPTLPLPSIRFTSNSNDTTSKSLNRTKLPLLSPLLPDLNYYHIGEPIYFTNHKESIAENHIIPAYKEALGIA from the coding sequence GTGATACTTAAAATCCCGCAAAACTCCAGTTTTAACCTTGAACTTGCTAAAAAGCTCCTTCTACTAATTGAACAAGCACATAAAGAATTTGATAAATCCCAAAATGAAAAAAACTGGAATTGGGACACAGATATGAACCCAATAGACCTTAACGGGAAAAAATATAAAATTAAGTTGCGTTTCGGTTTTGCCGAATATTTCTATACCTTTAAAAAAATATTAAATATTAATATTACAAGGCTAGGAGATTTAGGTAGAGAGAGAGTTCCGTTTGGTTTTATCGCACATGATGAGGAAAGCAATGAAGTCTATGTTGTTTTTCGAGGAACCATGACTCCAGCGGAGTGGATCACTAATACCCAATTTAGGCCAGAACATGAACCTTTTCTAGGAAAAATCAGTTTAGGTAAGGTTCATCGTGGATTTCATAAAATTTATACTCGCCAGGATATAGGACCTAAACTTTTTAGTAAAGAAGACGATTTACCTTCGATAAAAGATTGCATAGAAAAAACGATTAAAGCAGGATTGACTGAAAATAATTCAGCACAAGTATATGTCACAGGTCATAGCTTAGGTGGAGCTTTAGCAACATTAGCAACACTTCATATTAAGGAAATTAACCATTTTCAAAAACCTCCTATTCTTTATGCTTTTGCTAACCCTAGGGCAGGTGGTTTAGAGTTTTCCGAACAATTTGCTGGATTACAGTGTTTTCGGATTGCTAATAGTGAGGATATTGTCCCTACCTTGCCATTGCCAAGTATTAGATTTACATCTAATTCCAATGATACGACCAGTAAATCCTTAAACAGGACAAAATTACCTCTACTTTCTCCTCTACTTCCAGATCTTAACTATTACCATATTGGTGAACCTATTTATTTTACAAATCACAAAGAATCAATTGCTGAGAATCATATTATTCCTGCATATAAAGAAGCTTTAGGCATTGCTTGA
- a CDS encoding tyrosine-type recombinase/integrase: protein MKQDRFGKAGVLSSEQIQHLFRDGLIKPRDLALFGVCLYTGCRIGEACRLLTSDVINASGPKPSVLFRWHQTKGKRDTREVPMHPQLHDYLVAYSPDLTRTYLFPGRHGRSYIPRSFGFCGVT from the coding sequence ATGAAACAAGACAGATTTGGCAAGGCTGGGGTACTTTCCTCAGAGCAAATTCAACACCTCTTCAGGGACGGTCTGATTAAGCCCCGCGATCTGGCCCTATTTGGTGTCTGCCTCTACACCGGATGTAGGATCGGTGAAGCTTGTCGGCTGCTCACCAGTGATGTGATCAACGCCAGTGGACCCAAACCCTCGGTGTTATTCCGCTGGCATCAGACGAAGGGCAAGCGGGATACGCGAGAAGTGCCGATGCACCCCCAGTTGCACGACTATTTAGTGGCTTATTCCCCTGACCTGACTCGCACTTATCTTTTCCCTGGTCGTCATGGCCGTTCTTATATCCCTCGTTCTTTCGGATTTTGTGGAGTGACCTGA